The following are encoded in a window of Physeter macrocephalus isolate SW-GA chromosome 9, ASM283717v5, whole genome shotgun sequence genomic DNA:
- the HAND2 gene encoding heart- and neural crest derivatives-expressed protein 2, which yields MSLVGGFPHHPVVHHEGYPFAAAAAAAAAASRCSHEENPYFHGWLIGHPEMSPPDYSMALSYSPEYASGAAGLDHSHYGGVPPGAGPPGLGGPRPVKRRGTANRKERRRTQSINSAFAELRECIPNVPADTKLSKIKTLRLATSYIAYLMDLLAKDDQNGEAEAFKAEIKKTDVKEEKRKKELNEILKSTVSSNDKKTKGRTGWPQHVWALELKQ from the exons ATGAGTCTGGTGGGGGGCTTCCCCCACCACCCGGTGGTGCACCATGAGGGCTATCCgttcgccgccgccgccgccgccgccgccgccgccagccgCTGCAGCCACGAGGAGAACCCCTACTTCCATGGCTGGCTCATCGGCCACCCCGAGATGTCGCCTCCCGACTACAGCATGGCCCTGTCCTACAGCCCCGAGTACGCCAGCGGCGCCGCCGGCCTGGACCACTCCCATTACGGGGGGGTGCCGCCGGGCGCCGGGCCCCCGGGCCTGGGGGGGCCGCGCCCGGTGAAGCGCCGGGGCACCGCCAACCGCAAGGAGCGGCGCAGGACTCAGAGCATCAACAGCGCCTTCGCGGAACTGCGCGAGTGCATCCCCAATGTGCCCGCCGACACCAAACTCTCCAAGATCAAGACGCTGCGCCTGGCCACCAGCTACATCGCCTACCTCATGGACCTGCTGGCCAAGGACGACCAGAACGGCGAGGCGGAGGCCTTCAAGGCGGAGATCAAGAAGACAGAtgtgaaagaagagaagaggaagaaggaactg AATGAAATCTTGAAAAGCACAGTAAGCAGCAACGACAAGAAAACCAAAGGCCGGACGGGCTGGCCGCAGCACGTCTGGGCACTGGAGCTCAagcagtga